ATACAGAAAGGAACTGCTGAGCGCCCCCACTTCAATATACGCAGAACAACCCCTACCACAAAAATGATAAAGGCTGTATAAGGTATCATTACTCCAAAGAGATATTGTAGGTTAAGCATTTCGACACCTACAAAGGCAACTATCACAATGCCCATTACTCCAAGGAAGGGAAGCAAGATTTTCATTTAGACCACCTCCTGTTAGATTTTATACGGTTTTTGCATCTTCAGCGTTTACTCTCTTTGTTAGCATGAAGGTGCTTCTTTTTATTTCATTAACTTTAAGATTGAAAATATCTTCACGGCACTGCATAAAGATATCAAAAGAGATAAGGGTCAATTTGTCTATAGTATCTTCAAAGGCCAATAATTCCTTATATAATTGGTCACCCTTAATATAACTTTTTGTTGCGGTTCTCAGAGCTTGCTTTAATAAAAATATTAATGATATAGCATCAGACGGGTTAGAGTCCTGAACAGCTCTTACCCTGATTATATCATTTAGCAAGACTATAATACGTTCCTGTACCATGTTGTTTAGGAGTTCCTCCAACACTCC
The Nitrospirota bacterium genome window above contains:
- a CDS encoding RsbRD N-terminal domain-containing protein, whose translation is MNLHDILVKEKSNLLNGWYTLIIQTYPPESKAFLEKKNDPFNNPIGHSILVSIEGVLEELLNNMVQERIIVLLNDIIRVRAVQDSNPSDAISLIFLLKQALRTATKSYIKGDQLYKELLAFEDTIDKLTLISFDIFMQCREDIFNLKVNEIKRSTFMLTKRVNAEDAKTV